A genomic window from Haladaptatus caseinilyticus includes:
- a CDS encoding DUF7114 family protein has translation MEEAVRARGAAREAIGDITPARLRDYIDELLESSGIVPGVLTLLSVRAVGGDAGTSAVERRAAGVQLIYEGLQLTRRLAYDEPWNAEPPHTESNIAVLAADVMVSRGFSLLARTEAAGTAVQTVKAFGRNQTEGTTSNALETDVFELAIVAGTTATGRDRPAGTRRYAEQLAGAADEHESTTNLPDDTEEGLVKLSRRRPNHVE, from the coding sequence ATGGAAGAGGCCGTGCGGGCGCGCGGGGCAGCGCGCGAGGCTATCGGGGACATCACGCCAGCGCGACTCCGCGATTATATCGACGAACTACTGGAGTCGTCGGGAATCGTTCCGGGTGTGCTGACGTTGCTGAGCGTGCGAGCAGTCGGTGGTGATGCCGGGACGAGCGCAGTCGAACGGCGCGCCGCAGGTGTCCAACTCATCTACGAAGGGTTACAACTCACGCGACGGCTGGCGTACGACGAACCGTGGAACGCTGAGCCACCGCACACGGAGAGTAATATCGCCGTCCTTGCGGCAGACGTGATGGTCTCCCGGGGGTTCTCGCTTCTCGCACGGACGGAAGCCGCCGGGACGGCGGTACAAACCGTCAAAGCGTTCGGACGAAATCAAACGGAAGGAACGACCAGCAACGCGCTCGAAACCGACGTGTTCGAACTCGCCATCGTCGCGGGAACGACGGCAACGGGCCGTGACCGTCCGGCAGGAACGCGGCGATACGCCGAGCAACTCGCCGGCGCAGCCGACGAACACGAATCGACGACGAACCTACCGGACGATACGGAAGAGGGACTCGTGAAGCTCTCGCGACGACGACCGAATCACGTCGAGTAA